The region AGCCCAACAATGCGTCCATGTCAGGCTCAGCCCTCACCAGCTCAGACAAGAGGGCAGAAAAAAGGGCAGAGGCCTCTAAACTCAAGGCCGATGGTGCAGGCGTCTTCCCCACTACTCAGTGGTCAAGTGGTGTGAAAGTCAACCGGGAGGACTCTCTCAATGCCTGTCACAGCAATGTGACATCAAGTAAGAAATCACACCCGCAAACACAATCTGTGCAAAGTGTTCCACCTGGGTTTCAATGCTCCACCATGTTTAAACCAGCCCAGCCAGttgccttccttccttcctctactttttcctctccactttGTAAAATCACTCTTCCACCAGCACTGGGCCAGATTGCAGCCTTGAGAGAAGCCACAGCCAGTCAGTTTCAGAAAGAAATTCAACCTCAGAATTCAGGGGTCGGAGGTACACCTCTCATGCGGACCTATCCCTATCAGTTCTCTGTTGGCCGGACACCAGTCGCAGAGAAAAAAGCAGGCACATCATCTTCAAAACTGAAATCTAACCATTCATTGGGTAAGAATGCAAAATCAGTAGGAGAGCATAAATCCTTAGCCTCGGTGGTGGCCTCACCAGCTATAGCCCTACCAATGCAGCACCCGTCATTAACTTCAGCAGCACCCACCCGCTACACATTATCTCCCACTGCTGCCATTTGCTGTGGCTCTGCACTGGCCAGCATCACCTCTCAGAGCATACTGCTGAACCATGTGGAGAAAGGCAAAAACATAGACAAGACGAGCATGGGCTCTCTTAAAACCACATTGCCCTCTGCTTCAGAGGACCACACAGCTTGCTCTGTTGAGCCAAGAGATGTACCCCTTGATTTGTCTGCCAAATCTAAACGTCCAAAATGCATAAATGACCCCCCAGTTTCTATGATGGAGCCTCATAATAATGAGTCAAATCAGAGAGATTTTCTGAACTCAAAGAGGACTCATTCAACAAATTATAGCTCAACTGTGCAATATCCTGTAttacccaacacacacagaaatggatctcatcagaaacaaacaaataggcCTCAGAATCACCAGGTCCCAGAGCCCAAACCAACATGGGGTAAGGGATCTTCACAAGACTCTCTAAAAAACATCCCTGGGACTTACGTAGGTGTGGCTAGTCCCATACTGGCTTCTACTCTGCGGGGCAAAGATGGAAAAGGTACTTTTGCAGATGAATTTCAGACTTTTGCAAAGCAGGAATTTATATCTATTATAGACCAAGGAGAACATCTGGCCTCAGGAGGAAAGAAGCCATCGTGTGTGATGAAGAGCAACCAACATGCTCACAGTGTCAAGCATGTTAAAAACACCAGCACAGCTATAACTAAGAACTGTCCCTCTAAAGGAGCCCTAACAACTGCCCTGTCAAGCTCTGGCAACGCTCAGATTCACCAGAAGTCTGGACCTAGCAAAACAGCGGTACCATACTCTACCACTGTTGTAAATCCAGCTTGGCAACAGCCTCCTCATGTCTCTCACCAAGCCTCACCCGTTCAGAGAAAAATCCTACATGGTTCTCCAAAGAAGAAGGGAACCACGGTTACAGAAGGACCTAAGTTTCAGAGCACCCATCACAGCCCGTCCAACTCGGAGGATGATAAATGGGAGAGAATGAAGTCTCCCCTGTCTAACCTTGCCTCCATTGTAAAGCAGCAAGCTCTTGAAGCGACAGCGCTGACCGTTGAGGGTAATAATCAAGCTTCACCTGTTGCACCCAGAAAAACCGATGCtatgaacccactcactgcaAACCAAGACAACCAATCTAAACATGCTCCTGTTTTTGAGCATCCACCTTACTGGTCTGTGGAAAAATGGCCCGGTGTTCCTTCACAAGGGGATTCAAGTCAAGCTAAGAAGAAAAACGAGAGGACCAACATCACAGAGCCTCTGGAGAATAATAAGGAGTTACACACCAGTCAGGGAGAGCACATGGGACTACAGGTGAAGCAAGGCTCTTTAAAACCTGCTGGCCAGTCTCATCTCCTTGGGAGCAATGCATCAACAAATGAGAACAGGATGGAGAGCAAACTAGCCCAGGTGCTAGAGGGGGAGacattgaaaaaagaaagcgGTGTTTCAGACAGTCCTCCCAGTGAGAAATTGGAGGGCATGGTTGCGTCTATCCTTACAGGCCAGTGTGCCGGGTCAGGCGACAAGtttgagaagaaaacaaatggaaCCAAAGAGGAGTCGCCAGCCAAAGCAAAAGCTACTGCCGTCAAACTACAGAAAATCAGTCCTAAGAAGCCAGCAAAGGAGAAGTCACCGGCTGAACCATCGAAGAAGACTACTGGAAGGAAAAAACAAGACTCGGAAAGCACTCCAACCAAAGTGTCCTGTCTAAAGAAGGTGAATTATCCATTTGCATGGTTTAAAGTTGCTTTATTGTCTAAAGCATTCATGTATCTTTCTCCTTTGGCAGGGTGTTAGTGAACATTAAAGGTATTAACCGCCTTTTACAATTTTACCTGCTAACTTGGCCCATTCTTAAATTTATCTCatgtttgactttatttttaagAACTTATTGTTGATCTGTCCATCTGGAAACTCTATGATCTATAGCACCCCATACGACATACTCACTcagtcccccttttttttcccttatttcAGCAGAAGAAACAATGTGCACCTGTGTTGCAGCAGAGCATATCAGAAAGAAAACTTTCCCCGCAGAGAAAAGAGCCAATACCAAAGGACAAAATCAGTCCTAAGAAAATTGATCAACGCACTCACAACAAACCAGGTATACGCTTTGTTTTGTATAATCCTGTTCCATTTCACTTCATGCCGCATGTAGAAATTTCTGCCATACATGTAATTATGTCTTCACTTGTTTTAAAGATGTAGACTGTAATCAAACTTGTTATTAGATTACTCTGCATTCTCAGTGGAAGCTAGTTCTGCAGATAAATACCCTGAGTAGTCTCAGAGCTGCTGTGTATTCAGCAGTCATAGTATCTGATTGGTATTTTTTGATGTATCAGTCATACCTCTATGCACAGAAGCTGGTGTGAGTGTAACAATCCCCTGTGATTTAATCAATTACAGATAGCGGCAGCAGCCCTCAGAGAGCGGAGACTCCGGTCTCTCTCAGTAGCTCTGTCTTACTGAGTAAAGAGGCAGACACGACTGAGAGCTCCTTCCCAAGATTGAGGAGAGGACGGCGGCGAGCAGATGAAGCTCGGCTCGACCTCTGGGGCTTTGCAACCCCatcccctccacctccaccaatGCCTCCTCCCCCAGCTTCTCCATCACCCCCTCTGACACCCACCCAACCAGCCCGCCGTCCAAGAGGGAGGCCCCGCTCAAATCCCCTACCGGAACGACTGCATTTGGGCAAGGGCAAGACAACCAGTGCAGAGGGCGACACACCGGCCCACAAGAAACGGCGACGTTGTCGTAGCAAGAAGTATCAGTGTGGTGACTACATCACTGAGAAAGACAAGCTCGAAGATGGAGAGCGCCTTGAAGAATCTGCGTCCCTGAGACAGAAGAGTGAAACACCAGCAGGTAAAGTTCCTCACTCTCAAAAGGCTTAAGTTTCAAATATTGGTTATCCTTTTTCTACTCTATTGTTTTATGGATTGCCTCCTGTAAAACATCTTTGAGCACTGTTAAAAGCGCTTTACAAATgtgttattaattttatttttattattatttttactgatAATAATGTTGTATAATGTTATGGTATGGATTTTTGAATTCTGAACTATAGTGTGCTATCAGTCTTTTGTATAACTCAGGGCTGAAATGACAAGTTAATACAGCAAATGACTGACATAACATTTAGTTAGGAACCACAAGGATTTAGGTTATTATTAATTAACTGGGAGAAAATTAATTGGTGATCAGTTAgttgattaattgataaaaaaaatctcatttactgttttcatctttttgaaAATGAGGATTCACTGTTTTTAGATTTGTAGACTGCCAAGTTAgttaatgataaaaatgaatgttaagatgattttttttttttttttttttttttgttcctttaaacaaatcaaatgttaGTTCGTTAAAGCTTCTCAAATAAGCCAGAGTTGCTGTTTTAATACCGTTATAAATTAATCCTGTTTTGGCAGTCAACCAAACTAAGCGACAAAACATTTGGCCATGTTAGCTTGTGATGGGCATTTGTCatcatttctgacatttcataGACTCTGTGATTATTCACCGTTTTGAAAAATATCTGATGAATGTGCTGACAATGGTTGAAGCCCCATTCAAGTCTGgaaattatttttcactttttcatgtCATGATTTAATCAACTTAAGCCACTTGATCATCTCACATGCTCGTTTTACCTAAACAGCTTGAActgcaatttattttcatgagatACTGTGTGTCATTATTAACTTATCTACTTAAGTCACCTCTTGATGTAGCAGTGGATCATATAATAAAGGTTAAATGGGGAGAATTTACAGAAACATGGGATATTTCTGCATAGGGTTTCAAAAGGCAAAGCAAAGCAGCTCACAGTTGGCCTGTTTCAGcagaaaatataataaagcCAAAGATGATTGGTGCAGGAAGTCCTAGTCTGACTGATGTTGGCAAAAAATTGCACCTAAAATATTCAATGCTCAGACTTGGCACGTGAGGAAGAGGATAAAACTACTCCAGAGAAACACCAGTACaccaaatattttttcatctgCTTGGTAACAATCAGCACAACCTCTAATCCAATTTGTTATTACAGATCCACAGCCAGATCAGTGTCCGAGTCCCACTCCCTCAAGTCCAGATCCTCTTCCGCGGAGATCCTCATTCACTCGCTCAGGATCAGTCCGCTATCAGGAGAGTGAGGTGTCGCCAGAGTGCCATGACAAGCCTTCAGGGAAGCGAAAGTTCAAAAGCAAGCACTTAAGTGACAGTGATGAGCAGAAGGTAAGGCACTGGCTGATACAGTCTGTTGAGTTATAGCTTATTAGAAGTACTGAATTGTGCGGAGCCAGGAACAATGTATCACAAATATATATTGGCTTGTAGTGCCCCCCTGTGGCCAAACAAATGCCGTGTTTGTTACATTTATGGTGGCAGCCTCTTTTATAAAGCTCAGGTCTCTGCTAAGAGAACTGGCATCACATTTGATGAACCTCCACACAGTGATTGGatcaatacatttttgttttagacTAAGACCAAGCGCAACAGTTTGGGTAAGCGAGGTGCCTCACTTGCCCTGGATGATGATTGTGCTGATATAAAAAGGACGGATAGCCCCCCGCCCACTCCAAAATGTTTGCCATCATCCCCATCCAATAAGAAAGGCTCATCAGGAAGAAGCAGTGGTTCAGAGTCTCCAGCCAAACGGCCCGTTCCTCCAGAGGTCCGTCGACTGATTGTCAATAAAAACGCTGGGGAGACTCTGCTGCAACGTGCTGCCCGCTTGGGCTACCAGGTACAATTCCACTTGTTTGCATGTGCAGAATCGCTTCCATGAAAATAAGTCCAATAAAAAGCATACTTCTTTAATAAGCTAATGTTGCACTGTGTTTGACCAACTTCTGCCCTGCAGGATGTAGTTCAGTATTGTCTTGAGAAGGACATCAGGGAGGTCAATCGGCGTGACAATGCCGGCTACACAGCTCTCCATGAGGCATCCTCTCGAGGCTGGACTCAGATTGTCCAGATGCTGCTGAAACACGGTGCAGATGTCAACTGTAGTGCTCAGGACGGAACACGGTAAAGCGTCGAGATTTTATTCTtcagtgaatttatttaaacatttatagatttattatttcagtttctgGGTTATTTGGAAACACCACCATGTCACCATTtcaaataaccctaacccaagcTTAAAGCCTCAGTTATGACATTCTTAAAGCTTTTAGTTGCTTTTCATAGTCAACAGAAAGTAAATGGTCATTTTCTATGCCAGGTAACATgtattttatcttatcttacaCATCAACAGAAGTTTTTTGTTAAAGAAGTGCAAGTAGTAATCAAAAAGCAATAATGAACATAGTGGCATACTCATTGGCAGGTATGGTATGATTAAATGAATATCATACTCTGAATGCATATCTCTGTGAAGCGCCTCCCTCCTGTTGCCGGACAAGGATGCTAGCTTCATCATTGATGTAACAGCAACACACGTTGTAATTAATGACAACGTTAGTCTCACTTTTGTTTTACAGTAACACATTCACGCATAATTTATGTATAACAAGCTTTCAGATAAACGAATCCCAACTTGTACAATCCTATTTGTCATGTGTTTGCGCTTTGCCCAGGCCCCTTCATGACGCTGTAGCGAGTGATAACTTACCAATAGTCTGGTTGCTTCTGAACCACGGAGCAGATCCAACTCTGGCCACCTATTCTGGACACACGCCAGTGAAACTGGCACATAGCCTGAGCATGAAGACCTTCCTCACAGGTAAGCTGCTTATTTTTACTCTCTTCCCACTGGTTTTGGATCATTTTGACAATGTGGTAGTGAAATTTAAAATCTACATAAATTGTAAAACTTGTGTCTGaaaattttacaataaaaagtCCAGCAACATGTTAACGCATTAATAAACCAGcaagtatttaatttgtttattagTTAGTAGCAAGGGCAAATGATTGCCCTGTGATTGAGTGATTGATGAGGCAATGGCTGATTAATGGCTACTTCAAATTTTATTGATCGGGAATAATCTAACTGCCGATGATAAAAAGTGGCTTGACAATATTTGTCCATCCTGGGGCATCTAGGTGTTTATGATCCTGGACCAATGTTGCATTTTCCTCAAAATAACAGCTTAAAGTCATTTTATATATGAGAGACGTGTTTAAAGGTGACGTTTACCTTGATGGAAGTGTCTGGAGTTTTCAATGGATGCAAACACTTTTCATCTACATCATTTCATCTTATCACCTAAGTATTATGTCACCCTCTTTTTTGCCATCCCCCTTTGCAGTGTTATCTCTAAGAAAACTGATGTGCTGACTTTTTATCAGTAAGAAGTTACAATGAAGTTGAATGATTGGGTAATTAAtcttcaaacaaagaaaaacatcatttttttgttgtagaAGCTTCTAATGCTTTGTGAGTTATTGATGACTGAGGACACAAATGGTTGATTAAATGATGATTCACGCATGTTTCAAAGGAACCTCAGACATGATTCCCTCTTGCTTGTCATAGAAGATGTAATGCTTTGtaatttattgtgtgtgtgtgtgtgtgtgtgtgtgtgtgaatatatacatattcaCAGCATTGTTGATGGTCATATTTCATGTTGCTCACCAATACTGAGCTAAATGGCATCagaataaatcaatcaatctacACTCAGTAAACATTAATTGACCATTAAAAATTTGCTTCTACGACTGTTTCCGTCAGTACTGACTTGGCTGTGGATTTTTGTGGCATATGCTTGTCTCACACTATCTCAGGTAGAAAAACATGAAAGCTCAGGAGCTGATGCACCTTTGCACACGCTGCTCCGATGCTTGTGTTTCCTATAACATGGGAGGTCACAGACGGCAGTGAAACAGACCCCATCACGAAGTCGAGCTGTGACTACAACTAATTTGCTGATGAATTTTTATGCTTCTGTACTATCATGAGCCAGCGTCTGTCCAATCCTTGTAAATGTGCTATGTCATTATTGCTTCTGGaaaatttcctttcatttggcacaaacattcacatgaaTACAAGGATGTCACAGTtcaaggtcacagtgacctcacATTCTTATGAGTGTGATATATTGGGAATACCCAGAGGTAATTTCATGTCATATGGTGTAAACATTCACTTAAACTATAACCACAAGGGCAAGGTCAACTTTACTGTGACATGTTTATGTTCTACAAAAACACCAATATTCAGCTGGAAAGCTGGAACTGAGAACAGAGACATAACTGCTGGGTGGGAATTTCAGTTCTTTGTTGTTGCTTATTTTGAATTTACAAACTTCAGATACATTGATTTCTTTCATGCCTTGATGTTtatacaaatgcaaatgcaaatctgGAAATAACGATGCAAATTTGTCGGGTCAAAAAATACGACaacaaacagtttttcttttgttcttgtttatttttttactcccAGAATATTTCACTGACTTGGAAGGCCGCAATGAACAGGATTCCAGTTTACCCTGGGAATTTTACAGCAGCTCCCTGTTTGGTAAGAAATCTTGAAATgatgttatgt is a window of Echeneis naucrates chromosome 10, fEcheNa1.1, whole genome shotgun sequence DNA encoding:
- the bcorl1 gene encoding BCL-6 corepressor-like protein 1 isoform X1, encoding MQVDPTLMNVGDGGTVSREIGAPNKASTSMVGNPPQTLPPEFRGDVTLSQQNKTTPTTDCKTAKACLDNSNYNHSPEVSPLQQPNNASMSGSALTSSDKRAEKRAEASKLKADGAGVFPTTQWSSGVKVNREDSLNACHSNVTSSKKSHPQTQSVQSVPPGFQCSTMFKPAQPVAFLPSSTFSSPLCKITLPPALGQIAALREATASQFQKEIQPQNSGVGGTPLMRTYPYQFSVGRTPVAEKKAGTSSSKLKSNHSLGKNAKSVGEHKSLASVVASPAIALPMQHPSLTSAAPTRYTLSPTAAICCGSALASITSQSILLNHVEKGKNIDKTSMGSLKTTLPSASEDHTACSVEPRDVPLDLSAKSKRPKCINDPPVSMMEPHNNESNQRDFLNSKRTHSTNYSSTVQYPVLPNTHRNGSHQKQTNRPQNHQVPEPKPTWGKGSSQDSLKNIPGTYVGVASPILASTLRGKDGKGTFADEFQTFAKQEFISIIDQGEHLASGGKKPSCVMKSNQHAHSVKHVKNTSTAITKNCPSKGALTTALSSSGNAQIHQKSGPSKTAVPYSTTVVNPAWQQPPHVSHQASPVQRKILHGSPKKKGTTVTEGPKFQSTHHSPSNSEDDKWERMKSPLSNLASIVKQQALEATALTVEGNNQASPVAPRKTDAMNPLTANQDNQSKHAPVFEHPPYWSVEKWPGVPSQGDSSQAKKKNERTNITEPLENNKELHTSQGEHMGLQVKQGSLKPAGQSHLLGSNASTNENRMESKLAQVLEGETLKKESGVSDSPPSEKLEGMVASILTGQCAGSGDKFEKKTNGTKEESPAKAKATAVKLQKISPKKPAKEKSPAEPSKKTTGRKKQDSESTPTKVSCLKKQKKQCAPVLQQSISERKLSPQRKEPIPKDKISPKKIDQRTHNKPDSGSSPQRAETPVSLSSSVLLSKEADTTESSFPRLRRGRRRADEARLDLWGFATPSPPPPPMPPPPASPSPPLTPTQPARRPRGRPRSNPLPERLHLGKGKTTSAEGDTPAHKKRRRCRSKKYQCGDYITEKDKLEDGERLEESASLRQKSETPADPQPDQCPSPTPSSPDPLPRRSSFTRSGSVRYQESEVSPECHDKPSGKRKFKSKHLSDSDEQKTKTKRNSLGKRGASLALDDDCADIKRTDSPPPTPKCLPSSPSNKKGSSGRSSGSESPAKRPVPPEVRRLIVNKNAGETLLQRAARLGYQDVVQYCLEKDIREVNRRDNAGYTALHEASSRGWTQIVQMLLKHGADVNCSAQDGTRPLHDAVASDNLPIVWLLLNHGADPTLATYSGHTPVKLAHSLSMKTFLTEYFTDLEGRNEQDSSLPWEFYSSSLFETEQEPCWDFLLSEQNQELEENTTERDSDSDCLLFEFSSEPLLPCFHVQVSLTQGFCNWFLLTDVLKRLKMSARIFRARYPHLEVVSLSHAELWKQVSVSQVSSALASPYRGKKEQEDQEEEDEGLVDLVRCVPELQRLLGSSIHILQEDEEDDEEEKMLTNTGKPRSR
- the bcorl1 gene encoding BCL-6 corepressor-like protein 1 isoform X2, translating into MQVDPTLMNVGDGGTVSREIGAPNKASTSMVGNPPQTLPPEFRGDVTLSQQNKTTPTTDCKTAKACLDNSNYNHSPEVSPLQQPNNASMSGSALTSSDKRAEKRAEASKLKADGAGVFPTTQWSSGVKVNREDSLNACHSNVTSSKKSHPQTQSVQSVPPGFQCSTMFKPAQPVAFLPSSTFSSPLCKITLPPALGQIAALREATASQFQKEIQPQNSGVGGTPLMRTYPYQFSVGRTPVAEKKAGTSSSKLKSNHSLGKNAKSVGEHKSLASVVASPAIALPMQHPSLTSAAPTRYTLSPTAAICCGSALASITSQSILLNHVEKGKNIDKTSMGSLKTTLPSASEDHTACSVEPRDVPLDLSAKSKRPKCINDPPVSMMEPHNNESNQRDFLNSKRTHSTNYSSTVQYPVLPNTHRNGSHQKQTNRPQNHQVPEPKPTWGKGSSQDSLKNIPGTYVGVASPILASTLRGKDGKGTFADEFQTFAKQEFISIIDQGEHLASGGKKPSCVMKSNQHAHSVKHVKNTSTAITKNCPSKGALTTALSSSGNAQIHQKSGPSKTAVPYSTTVVNPAWQQPPHVSHQASPVQRKILHGSPKKKGTTVTEGPKFQSTHHSPSNSEDDKWERMKSPLSNLASIVKQQALEATALTVEGNNQASPVAPRKTDAMNPLTANQDNQSKHAPVFEHPPYWSVEKWPGVPSQGDSSQAKKKNERTNITEPLENNKELHTSQGEHMGLQVKQGSLKPAGQSHLLGSNASTNENRMESKLAQVLEGETLKKESGVSDSPPSEKLEGMVASILTGQCAGSGDKFEKKTNGTKEESPAKAKATAVKLQKISPKKPAKEKSPAEPSKKTTGRKKQDSESTPTKVSCLKKKKQCAPVLQQSISERKLSPQRKEPIPKDKISPKKIDQRTHNKPDSGSSPQRAETPVSLSSSVLLSKEADTTESSFPRLRRGRRRADEARLDLWGFATPSPPPPPMPPPPASPSPPLTPTQPARRPRGRPRSNPLPERLHLGKGKTTSAEGDTPAHKKRRRCRSKKYQCGDYITEKDKLEDGERLEESASLRQKSETPADPQPDQCPSPTPSSPDPLPRRSSFTRSGSVRYQESEVSPECHDKPSGKRKFKSKHLSDSDEQKTKTKRNSLGKRGASLALDDDCADIKRTDSPPPTPKCLPSSPSNKKGSSGRSSGSESPAKRPVPPEVRRLIVNKNAGETLLQRAARLGYQDVVQYCLEKDIREVNRRDNAGYTALHEASSRGWTQIVQMLLKHGADVNCSAQDGTRPLHDAVASDNLPIVWLLLNHGADPTLATYSGHTPVKLAHSLSMKTFLTEYFTDLEGRNEQDSSLPWEFYSSSLFETEQEPCWDFLLSEQNQELEENTTERDSDSDCLLFEFSSEPLLPCFHVQVSLTQGFCNWFLLTDVLKRLKMSARIFRARYPHLEVVSLSHAELWKQVSVSQVSSALASPYRGKKEQEDQEEEDEGLVDLVRCVPELQRLLGSSIHILQEDEEDDEEEKMLTNTGKPRSR